From a region of the Halomonas sp. HL-93 genome:
- the glnE gene encoding bifunctional [glutamate--ammonia ligase]-adenylyl-L-tyrosine phosphorylase/[glutamate--ammonia-ligase] adenylyltransferase: MQLNEAFLPFDTLPKALQPVTEKAWQRLCEALSQADNVAEMSDQPLPSADWSALSAERRRSLARVLAISRFALDTLIRYPHWLATLDSGGELDATPTREDQARLLSDALDEADDEDAMQRAIRRFRRARMLAIVWRDLNRPAGYTMWDTARAVSQLAEICLEAALAWLEQFYAPRWGLPALTCDGEPQRLVVLGMGKLGAGELNLSSDIDLIFAFAENGETQGGRKSLEHQEYFTKLGQKLIAALDAMTADGFVFRVDMRLRPLGDGGPLVGSFAMLSSYYQDQGREWERYAMLKARPVAGDTSAGAELLASLRPFVYRRYLDFGAIESLRELKAMINREVKRKGMQHNIKLGPGGIREVEFVVQAFQLIRGGRDTELQVASLYVALTRLPALGLLPQTVVDDLLPDYAFLRDIEHALQALEDRQTQTLPDEEADRERVAFAMGHDDWPSLVHQLEEVRERVRQHFDAVIAEPEEEVENASDEQTLGLDQWRLLWRGELEQEDALAQLEQAGFKAPDKILTRLSRLYQSRQVQSMQRIGFERLDALMPLLLDAVADNDTPDTALSRVQPLIEAVLRRTAYLALLRENPHALEHLMRLCAASPWIAEQLARYPILLDELLTPDTLYTPADKGRLADELRQTLNRLPEDDEEAQLEALRVFKHAQMLHVAASDIAGTRHLMKVSDYLTYIAEVILDAVLAMAWKHLATKHGVPSGYSTREPAFLIIGYGKLGGIELGYGSDLDLVFLHDSDGKGATDGPRPIDTPVFFTRLGQRIIHLLTAITPTGSLYEVDMRLRPSGNSGLLVTSLSAFAEYQRQQAWTWEHQALVRARVVAGNETLADKFDQLRGDILGRERDTNALRDDVVNMRHKMREHLATKTEDGSFNLKHDAGGMVDIEFLCQYAVLALANQTPALLTYRDNIRILETLAESEHLPQEEAERLREAYLAYRSATHRAALTGDKAVGRAADYEAHREVVTSLWQRFLEP; the protein is encoded by the coding sequence ATGCAACTCAATGAAGCGTTTTTACCGTTTGACACCTTACCCAAAGCGCTTCAACCGGTGACCGAGAAAGCGTGGCAGCGGTTATGTGAGGCGCTTTCACAGGCGGATAACGTGGCCGAAATGAGCGATCAGCCGCTGCCATCCGCTGACTGGTCAGCCCTTTCAGCCGAGCGTCGTAGGTCGTTGGCGCGTGTATTAGCCATCTCTCGCTTTGCGCTGGATACGTTGATCCGTTATCCCCACTGGCTGGCGACGCTAGACAGCGGCGGCGAGCTGGATGCCACGCCCACTCGAGAAGACCAGGCCCGATTACTCTCTGATGCGTTAGACGAGGCCGACGATGAGGACGCCATGCAGCGCGCCATTCGGCGCTTTAGACGTGCGCGTATGCTGGCTATCGTATGGCGCGACCTCAACCGGCCGGCGGGTTACACCATGTGGGATACTGCCCGTGCGGTTTCCCAGCTGGCAGAAATTTGTCTTGAGGCGGCGCTTGCCTGGCTCGAGCAGTTTTATGCCCCGCGCTGGGGATTGCCAGCGCTAACCTGTGATGGTGAACCCCAGCGTCTGGTAGTGCTTGGCATGGGCAAGCTAGGCGCCGGGGAGCTTAATTTATCCTCGGATATCGATCTTATTTTTGCGTTTGCTGAAAACGGTGAAACCCAGGGCGGCCGCAAATCATTGGAGCACCAAGAATATTTCACCAAATTAGGCCAGAAATTAATCGCTGCTTTGGATGCCATGACCGCTGATGGTTTTGTCTTCCGTGTCGACATGCGCTTACGTCCGTTAGGTGACGGTGGGCCACTGGTGGGCAGTTTTGCGATGCTGTCCAGCTACTATCAGGATCAGGGCCGCGAGTGGGAGCGCTATGCCATGCTCAAGGCGCGTCCGGTAGCAGGGGATACCTCGGCAGGTGCAGAGCTACTCGCGAGCCTGCGGCCCTTTGTTTACCGCCGGTACCTGGATTTTGGAGCGATTGAATCGCTGCGTGAACTAAAGGCGATGATCAATCGTGAAGTAAAGCGCAAGGGTATGCAGCACAACATCAAACTGGGGCCTGGCGGTATTCGTGAGGTCGAGTTTGTGGTTCAGGCGTTTCAACTGATTCGCGGCGGGCGTGACACCGAGCTTCAGGTGGCCTCGTTATACGTAGCGTTAACGCGCTTGCCGGCACTTGGGCTTCTGCCTCAAACGGTGGTAGACGACCTGCTACCTGATTACGCATTTCTGCGTGATATCGAGCACGCGCTGCAAGCTCTGGAAGACCGCCAAACACAAACGCTGCCCGACGAGGAAGCCGACCGTGAACGGGTGGCGTTTGCCATGGGGCACGATGATTGGCCAAGTCTGGTTCACCAGTTAGAAGAAGTGCGCGAGCGCGTCCGCCAGCATTTCGATGCGGTGATTGCCGAGCCCGAGGAGGAAGTAGAAAACGCCAGCGACGAACAAACGCTTGGGCTTGACCAGTGGCGGTTGCTATGGCGCGGTGAGTTGGAGCAAGAAGATGCTTTGGCCCAGCTGGAGCAAGCCGGCTTTAAGGCGCCAGACAAGATACTCACTCGGCTGTCTCGTCTGTATCAATCGCGCCAAGTGCAAAGCATGCAGCGGATTGGCTTTGAGCGTTTGGATGCGTTAATGCCACTTCTGTTGGATGCCGTTGCCGACAATGACACCCCCGATACCGCGCTTTCGCGCGTTCAACCGCTTATTGAAGCCGTTCTGCGGCGTACGGCATATTTGGCCCTGTTGCGCGAGAATCCTCACGCGCTTGAGCACTTGATGCGGCTATGCGCTGCTAGCCCGTGGATTGCCGAGCAGCTGGCCCGTTACCCAATTCTGTTGGATGAATTGCTGACCCCCGACACCTTGTATACGCCAGCCGACAAAGGCCGCTTGGCGGATGAGCTGCGCCAAACGCTGAACCGGCTTCCCGAGGATGATGAAGAAGCACAGCTAGAGGCGTTACGAGTCTTTAAACATGCTCAAATGCTGCACGTGGCAGCCTCTGATATCGCGGGCACCCGGCATCTGATGAAAGTAAGTGATTACTTAACTTACATCGCCGAGGTCATTCTGGATGCTGTCTTGGCGATGGCCTGGAAGCACCTTGCCACTAAGCATGGCGTGCCGAGTGGCTATAGTACGCGGGAACCCGCGTTTTTGATTATCGGCTACGGCAAGCTAGGAGGTATTGAACTGGGCTATGGATCTGATCTGGACTTGGTCTTCCTCCACGACAGCGATGGCAAGGGAGCAACCGATGGGCCACGGCCTATCGATACGCCGGTATTTTTTACCCGGCTAGGCCAGCGGATTATTCATTTGCTGACGGCTATCACCCCAACAGGCAGCCTCTACGAAGTTGATATGCGCCTTAGACCCTCGGGTAATTCCGGCTTGCTGGTCACCTCGCTTTCGGCCTTTGCCGAGTATCAGCGTCAGCAAGCCTGGACCTGGGAACATCAGGCACTGGTTCGCGCGCGGGTGGTTGCGGGTAATGAGACGCTGGCGGATAAGTTTGACCAACTGCGTGGGGACATTTTAGGGCGCGAGCGGGATACTAACGCGCTGCGCGATGATGTGGTCAACATGCGCCACAAAATGCGCGAACACCTTGCCACCAAAACTGAGGACGGCAGCTTCAACCTGAAGCACGATGCCGGTGGCATGGTGGATATTGAATTCCTCTGTCAATACGCGGTGTTAGCACTTGCTAACCAGACACCTGCGCTGCTGACATATCGTGACAATATCCGCATTTTAGAGACCTTGGCTGAGAGTGAGCACTTACCGCAGGAAGAGGCAGAGCGGCTGCGCGAAGCGTATTTAGCGTACCGTAGTGCCACCCATCGGGCCGCGTTAACCGGTGATAAAGCGGTTGGCCGGGCCGCTGATTATGAGGCTCACCGCGAGGTGGTGACCTCGCTATGGCAGCGTTTTCTGGAGCCTTAA
- a CDS encoding AEC family transporter has product MIGNILATLLPVFLIAGAGAAYGRFRTPDIRSLNTLNMELFVPLLVFAVLADRQAPLADYAWLAGAAVMVVLGSGVLLWPLARWLHLDVKTFLPPMMFNNAGNMGVPLLVLAFGEQALPAAVVVFIVEMLLHFSVGLYMLNPRTSLWRLLRMPIVAASLAGLAINISGLPLPVWLLDAMNMLGGVCIPLMLFALGVRLLDIDFSDWRTGLLGALLCPLSGLVIALPLIVLLPLNSLQAAVLLVFAALPPAVLNYLVAEQYRLAPQKVASIVLIGNLGSLIVMPLTLAAAFIWLHAPQ; this is encoded by the coding sequence ATGATTGGCAACATTCTCGCTACGTTGCTGCCCGTGTTTTTAATTGCTGGGGCAGGTGCAGCATATGGGCGTTTTCGCACCCCGGACATTCGCAGCTTAAACACGCTGAACATGGAATTGTTTGTACCGCTTTTGGTGTTTGCGGTACTGGCCGACCGACAGGCACCATTGGCTGATTACGCCTGGCTGGCAGGCGCTGCCGTGATGGTGGTATTGGGGTCTGGCGTGCTGTTGTGGCCGCTCGCCCGCTGGCTGCATCTGGATGTTAAAACCTTTCTGCCGCCGATGATGTTCAATAACGCCGGCAATATGGGCGTTCCTTTGCTAGTGCTGGCTTTCGGTGAACAGGCACTTCCGGCGGCGGTGGTGGTGTTTATCGTCGAAATGTTGTTGCATTTTTCGGTGGGGCTTTACATGCTCAATCCACGTACTTCACTGTGGCGTTTGCTACGCATGCCGATTGTGGCAGCGAGTCTGGCGGGGCTGGCTATCAATATAAGCGGGCTGCCCCTGCCAGTGTGGCTATTAGACGCCATGAATATGCTAGGCGGGGTATGTATCCCGTTAATGCTGTTTGCCCTTGGGGTGCGATTACTCGATATTGACTTCAGCGATTGGCGTACCGGTCTACTCGGTGCGTTGCTTTGCCCGTTATCGGGACTCGTCATTGCACTACCGTTAATTGTACTGTTGCCGCTTAATAGCTTACAGGCGGCTGTGCTGCTGGTATTTGCTGCATTACCGCCTGCCGTGTTGAATTACTTAGTGGCCGAGCAATATCGTTTAGCCCCCCAGAAAGTGGCTTCCATCGTATTGATCGGCAACCTGGGTAGTTTAATCGTGATGCCACTGACGCTTGCAGCCGCGTTCATTTGGCTTCACGCGCCTCAATAG
- a CDS encoding BCCT family transporter, with amino-acid sequence MANHGGKSVFIASTVIIFGLVVIGASFPESFGSAAEAALTTITELFGWFYLFSVFGFVVFLFGLALSKYGKVRLGPQDSRPSYSFFSWISMLLAAGFGVGLVFYGMAEPMLHYIDPPYGDMSAETEASARYAIQYSYFNWGIHQWAAFSVVGLIIAYFQFRKGQAGLVSSVLSSVTAKYPNVRPYASWLDVFAVVATVMGVATSLGLGVLQMNGGLNAVFGLPENGFWQFVILFVMFCAYMLSTWSGLDKGIKRLSNLNMILCIGLMLYVLVTGPTIAILETITVGIGDYLQNFIGMSLRTAPYSDETWASSWTIFYWAWVIAWSPFVGTFVARVSRGRTIKEYVFGVLLVPPMLACLWIGVFGGAALNMEIVGNDIGLAAATQDNITVALFEMFDLMPFSGVLSVIAIMLIFIFLVTSADSASYIVAQMTDNGSINPPLYKRVIWGVLIAAICFTLIVAGGLTGLQSASVLSALPFTFILYMMVIVLVRELRADRKAMLTQLYRRYGETPVGADAFEAEELGEEERLRRAPNVVNRRINH; translated from the coding sequence ATGGCGAATCATGGAGGAAAGTCGGTATTTATCGCCTCGACGGTAATTATCTTTGGCTTGGTGGTTATAGGGGCGTCCTTTCCCGAAAGCTTTGGCAGTGCTGCCGAAGCCGCATTAACCACCATTACCGAGCTATTTGGCTGGTTTTATCTATTTTCTGTTTTTGGCTTTGTGGTGTTTTTGTTTGGCCTGGCGCTTAGCAAGTACGGCAAGGTGCGCTTGGGGCCGCAGGATAGTCGGCCTAGCTACAGCTTTTTTTCCTGGATCAGCATGCTGTTGGCCGCCGGGTTTGGTGTTGGGCTTGTGTTCTACGGTATGGCCGAACCCATGCTGCATTATATCGACCCTCCTTATGGAGATATGTCGGCAGAAACCGAAGCCTCAGCGCGCTATGCCATCCAATACAGCTACTTTAACTGGGGCATTCATCAGTGGGCCGCGTTCTCTGTGGTGGGGCTGATCATTGCCTACTTTCAGTTTCGCAAGGGCCAAGCGGGGCTGGTGTCGTCAGTGCTTTCCTCGGTAACGGCGAAGTATCCCAACGTCCGCCCCTATGCCTCATGGCTCGATGTGTTTGCCGTTGTTGCTACGGTCATGGGGGTGGCGACTTCTTTAGGCCTTGGCGTTTTGCAAATGAACGGCGGGTTGAATGCCGTCTTTGGGTTGCCGGAAAACGGCTTTTGGCAGTTTGTTATCCTGTTTGTGATGTTTTGCGCCTACATGCTCTCTACGTGGTCGGGGCTCGATAAAGGCATTAAGCGTTTGTCGAACCTTAACATGATCCTGTGTATCGGCTTGATGCTCTATGTGCTGGTTACCGGACCGACCATCGCCATCCTTGAAACCATCACAGTAGGCATTGGAGACTATCTGCAAAACTTTATTGGTATGAGCTTGCGCACCGCACCCTATAGCGATGAGACCTGGGCCAGCAGTTGGACCATTTTCTACTGGGCATGGGTAATTGCCTGGTCGCCGTTTGTGGGTACGTTTGTGGCTCGCGTATCGCGGGGGCGTACGATCAAGGAATATGTGTTTGGCGTGCTACTGGTGCCACCGATGCTCGCTTGTTTGTGGATCGGGGTGTTTGGCGGTGCTGCGCTTAACATGGAAATTGTCGGCAACGACATTGGTTTGGCAGCGGCTACCCAGGACAATATCACTGTGGCGCTGTTCGAAATGTTTGATCTGATGCCGTTTTCCGGGGTGCTGTCAGTCATCGCTATCATGCTGATTTTTATCTTCCTGGTGACGTCCGCTGATTCGGCGTCTTATATCGTGGCGCAAATGACCGATAATGGCTCTATCAATCCACCGCTGTATAAGCGCGTGATATGGGGTGTCCTGATCGCTGCGATCTGCTTTACGCTGATTGTGGCGGGAGGGCTCACCGGGTTGCAGTCGGCGTCGGTGCTCTCGGCGCTGCCCTTCACTTTTATTCTTTATATGATGGTAATTGTACTGGTGCGTGAGCTACGAGCTGACCGCAAAGCGATGCTTACTCAGCTATACCGTCGTTACGGTGAAACCCCCGTGGGTGCCGACGCCTTTGAAGCAGAAGAGCTGGGCGAAGAAGAACGCTTACGCCGTGCACCGAACGTTGTTAACCGGCGCATAAATCATTAG
- a CDS encoding GGDEF domain-containing protein — MNKTRMPIRLGSLTSKQAILTLLLAILISAIAGGTELFNHVSSMRQDVAQRVEQQLAIINGAAAEAAFQLNPDLAHQIAYGLFSDNEIAEVAIRDDFGSTLAEFSPSTPVESSWLSQRLFGDMLDYRVPLNYFVGADLPDAVVGEVELRLDEQSLTQQFLERSISVVGSSVMEAFILSLLIIAFFHYFITRPLLKVHDAITHTDPERPGQWAKPQLPGHRHDELGHLVDSLDDLLQAFQQGLHQRDQLHHLSHIDGLTGVANRRHFDLFYQQQWQHAQQHAQPLAIIFIDIDNFKEFNDHYGHAMGDDTLRAVAQVLNHCIDPATDLLARYGGEEFVCVLPNKDEKAALGVAQRLRQGVLSLSIPHAYSSTHTHLTASMGVASTSTHATISATALLAQADQHLYHAKHLGRNRIEARPRIA, encoded by the coding sequence ATGAATAAAACACGCATGCCAATTCGCTTGGGCAGCCTAACGTCCAAGCAAGCGATACTCACTTTGCTGCTGGCTATCTTAATCAGCGCCATAGCGGGCGGTACGGAGCTTTTTAATCACGTGTCCTCGATGCGCCAGGATGTGGCTCAGCGCGTTGAGCAACAGCTCGCCATCATCAATGGGGCCGCCGCCGAAGCCGCTTTTCAATTGAACCCGGACTTGGCCCACCAAATCGCCTATGGATTATTCAGCGATAACGAAATCGCCGAAGTGGCGATCCGCGATGATTTCGGCAGCACACTTGCCGAGTTTTCGCCCAGCACGCCGGTTGAGTCGAGCTGGCTCAGCCAACGGCTGTTTGGCGATATGCTGGACTACCGTGTTCCGCTCAATTATTTTGTAGGCGCCGATTTGCCAGACGCCGTGGTGGGTGAGGTCGAGCTTCGGCTCGATGAACAGAGCCTGACTCAACAATTCCTGGAGCGCAGCATCTCGGTGGTAGGGTCGAGCGTGATGGAAGCGTTTATTTTAAGCCTGCTAATTATTGCCTTTTTCCATTACTTCATTACCCGCCCGCTGCTCAAGGTGCATGATGCCATCACGCATACCGACCCTGAGCGCCCTGGTCAGTGGGCTAAACCGCAACTGCCGGGTCATCGCCATGATGAGCTGGGCCATTTGGTCGATAGTCTCGACGATTTATTGCAGGCATTTCAGCAGGGGTTACACCAACGCGACCAGCTCCATCATTTATCCCATATTGATGGACTCACCGGTGTTGCCAACCGGCGTCATTTCGACCTGTTTTATCAGCAGCAATGGCAACACGCTCAACAGCACGCGCAGCCGTTAGCGATTATCTTTATCGATATCGACAATTTTAAAGAATTTAACGACCATTACGGCCATGCCATGGGCGATGACACTCTGCGCGCAGTAGCGCAGGTGCTTAATCACTGCATCGATCCGGCAACTGACCTGCTGGCGCGCTATGGCGGGGAAGAGTTTGTGTGCGTATTACCCAACAAAGATGAAAAGGCAGCGCTGGGAGTTGCTCAGCGTTTACGCCAAGGGGTGCTGTCACTATCCATCCCTCATGCTTACTCGAGTACGCACACGCACTTAACCGCCAGCATGGGCGTCGCCAGCACATCGACCCACGCCACTATTAGTGCAACGGCACTGTTGGCTCAAGCTGACCAGCATCTGTATCACGCCAAGCACCTGGGGCGAAACCGCATAGAAGCCCGCCCGCGTATCGCGTAA
- a CDS encoding substrate-binding periplasmic protein — protein METSRLPRNRVIRSWVALCGPLLLAVSLPLSAASLVINTEDYPPFNYASEQGQIIGSATKVLRTALRSADIDAEFRLLPWARAYTAARLREQHCVYSTTRTAEREPLFRWAGPLAVNEWAAFRLTGRDIKVSSTDELANFRVGSFREDAVGNYIAAQGIKVLRARNERENLARLSAGLVDIIVTGKATGEYLANAQDVALTHLFTFYRAPLYLACHPSVPKHVITRLQHHLPALSEASSP, from the coding sequence ATGGAGACTAGCCGGTTACCTCGCAACCGCGTCATTAGAAGCTGGGTAGCGCTATGTGGGCCGCTGCTATTGGCCGTGAGCCTGCCGCTCAGCGCTGCGTCACTGGTCATCAATACTGAAGATTACCCACCCTTTAACTATGCAAGCGAGCAAGGACAGATTATTGGCAGCGCCACCAAGGTATTACGCACGGCGTTACGCTCGGCGGATATCGACGCTGAGTTTCGACTGCTGCCATGGGCAAGAGCCTATACCGCTGCACGCTTGCGCGAGCAGCACTGCGTTTACTCCACGACTCGAACCGCTGAACGCGAGCCTCTTTTCCGCTGGGCAGGCCCCCTGGCAGTGAACGAGTGGGCGGCGTTCCGTCTTACTGGCCGCGACATTAAGGTAAGCTCAACGGACGAATTAGCTAACTTTCGCGTAGGTAGTTTCCGCGAAGACGCCGTGGGTAATTACATTGCCGCTCAAGGCATCAAGGTTCTGCGCGCTCGTAATGAACGCGAGAACCTAGCACGCTTAAGCGCTGGCCTGGTGGATATCATCGTAACGGGCAAAGCGACTGGCGAATATTTGGCCAATGCTCAAGACGTCGCATTAACGCATTTGTTTACGTTTTATCGCGCTCCGCTGTACCTTGCCTGCCACCCCAGCGTGCCCAAGCATGTGATCACGCGACTACAGCATCATCTTCCTGCTCTTAGCGAGGCCTCCTCGCCATGA
- a CDS encoding substrate-binding periplasmic protein, with translation MQRAGVLSCLRKSVKGQWLVGLLCFFAPLALANGAPAALTSLTFVTEEYPPYNYLDEQTGQLKGRAVTLLETMFEHAGSPFKRRDILYYPWVRGYELAQSEPNTVLFSTTRTPSRESHFNWIGPIARDRVVLLAWQDEVARLTSLDDAIRQQLSVAIIREDIGAHALSEAGYPAELLRPAIDNRSALHMLQRGRVDLWAYSAEVARWIASQEGLDAKQLNAVHTLSESDLYFAINPATDQALVDRLQQAFDAVRAGPTDREVTHHGD, from the coding sequence ATGCAGAGAGCAGGGGTGCTGAGTTGTCTTCGAAAGTCCGTAAAGGGGCAGTGGCTAGTTGGGCTGCTGTGCTTCTTTGCGCCGTTAGCGCTCGCTAATGGCGCTCCTGCTGCCCTCACATCGCTCACCTTTGTGACTGAAGAGTACCCCCCTTACAATTATCTCGACGAACAGACCGGCCAGTTAAAAGGCCGTGCGGTAACGCTGCTTGAGACAATGTTTGAACACGCAGGCTCGCCGTTTAAGCGTCGGGATATCCTTTACTATCCCTGGGTACGTGGCTACGAGTTAGCGCAAAGCGAACCCAACACTGTGCTCTTTTCAACCACCCGCACCCCCTCTCGAGAATCACACTTCAATTGGATTGGCCCCATCGCCCGCGACCGTGTAGTGCTGTTGGCATGGCAAGACGAGGTAGCACGCCTCACCTCGCTGGACGACGCAATTCGCCAACAGTTAAGCGTTGCCATCATCCGCGAAGACATCGGCGCCCACGCATTGAGCGAGGCCGGTTACCCCGCCGAATTACTCCGCCCGGCCATCGATAACCGCAGCGCACTTCACATGTTGCAACGTGGTCGGGTCGATTTATGGGCCTACAGCGCTGAAGTAGCGCGCTGGATTGCCAGCCAGGAGGGCCTTGACGCCAAGCAGTTAAACGCCGTGCATACGTTAAGCGAATCAGACTTATACTTTGCTATTAACCCGGCCACTGACCAAGCGTTGGTTGATCGGCTGCAGCAAGCATTTGACGCTGTTCGTGCGGGGCCAACAGATCGCGAGGTTACCCACCATGGAGACTAG
- a CDS encoding MFS transporter has translation MFDFANQAYTLLIITVVFGELFTTVIVGDRGDDFRLANLLWSLALAISYLLVVVTAPLCGAVMDARAEKKRFLFFSYLATVGATAMLYFVAPGYVVLGLALIIISNYAYSMGESFIAAFLPELGPPNALGKISGFGWALGYIGGLFAAGFTLVVLGEANEENFERIRWVGPFAAGFFLIAAIPTFIWLKERSTPQPHTDAYWQMAYRRVATTFHELKHFRDLSVFLVSLLFSMAGVYIIIAFAFIYGAQVIGWEASVRNIMFIIVQITAAAGALGFGWIQDRLGAKHTYQITLALWVCAIVAIWLTPQFTDWVNQATDWQWQAQYVFLFVGCLAGLSLGSSQSASRTLVGLFSPTTKSAEFFGFWGLANKLAGVIGIILLGGLQALVGLQASILLCAVLFGVAMLICAKVNEARGRQAALNWQPSL, from the coding sequence ATGTTCGATTTTGCCAATCAAGCCTATACGTTGCTGATCATTACCGTGGTGTTCGGCGAATTGTTTACCACAGTGATCGTCGGAGACCGTGGTGATGATTTTCGTCTTGCTAATCTGTTGTGGAGCCTCGCTCTCGCCATTAGTTACCTCTTGGTGGTAGTGACTGCACCACTATGCGGCGCAGTTATGGATGCGCGTGCCGAAAAAAAACGTTTTCTATTTTTTAGCTATTTAGCCACCGTTGGCGCCACCGCCATGCTGTATTTCGTTGCGCCAGGTTATGTGGTGCTGGGGCTTGCGCTCATCATCATTTCGAATTATGCCTATTCAATGGGTGAGTCGTTTATTGCGGCTTTTTTGCCTGAGCTGGGCCCGCCCAATGCGTTGGGTAAGATTTCTGGGTTTGGCTGGGCGCTAGGGTATATTGGTGGGCTGTTTGCGGCAGGCTTTACGCTTGTAGTGCTGGGGGAGGCGAATGAAGAAAACTTCGAACGCATTCGCTGGGTAGGGCCCTTCGCAGCAGGCTTTTTCCTGATAGCGGCGATCCCGACCTTTATTTGGTTGAAAGAACGTTCGACCCCGCAGCCCCATACGGACGCTTATTGGCAGATGGCGTATCGGCGTGTGGCCACTACCTTTCACGAACTAAAACACTTCAGAGACTTATCGGTCTTTCTGGTGTCGCTGCTATTTTCCATGGCGGGGGTCTATATCATCATTGCCTTCGCCTTTATTTATGGGGCGCAGGTGATTGGTTGGGAGGCCAGCGTGCGCAATATTATGTTCATTATTGTGCAAATCACTGCAGCAGCGGGTGCATTGGGGTTTGGCTGGATTCAGGACCGTCTCGGTGCCAAGCACACCTATCAAATTACCCTGGCGCTATGGGTATGCGCCATTGTCGCTATCTGGTTGACACCACAGTTTACCGATTGGGTGAACCAGGCCACCGATTGGCAATGGCAAGCCCAGTACGTCTTTTTGTTCGTTGGGTGCTTGGCAGGGCTAAGCCTGGGTTCCAGCCAGTCGGCAAGCCGAACATTAGTGGGCCTATTCTCGCCCACCACCAAGTCAGCGGAGTTCTTTGGTTTTTGGGGACTGGCCAACAAGTTGGCGGGTGTTATCGGTATTATATTGTTGGGAGGGCTGCAGGCATTGGTAGGCCTCCAGGCGTCTATTTTACTGTGTGCGGTATTGTTCGGCGTGGCGATGCTGATTTGTGCGAAGGTTAATGAAGCTCGCGGCCGTCAAGCGGCGCTTAATTGGCAGCCGTCTCTCTAG
- a CDS encoding PLDc N-terminal domain-containing protein, producing MGIEVGGLLGLIWLVIIVWAIVKVAKSSAGGLAKLLWILALLFFPLVGLIVWFLLGPKG from the coding sequence ATGGGCATTGAAGTCGGTGGACTATTAGGGCTTATCTGGCTTGTAATTATCGTTTGGGCCATCGTTAAGGTGGCGAAAAGTTCAGCGGGGGGCTTAGCCAAGTTACTGTGGATATTGGCATTGCTATTCTTTCCGCTGGTCGGGCTGATAGTGTGGTTTTTGCTAGGCCCTAAGGGGTAG
- a CDS encoding winged helix-turn-helix domain-containing protein — MVDHLEEQFQALGSQESQKPDYPDQDHVLIIEDDQRLAELTRDYLEANGFQVTLEADGAKGVDRILTLQPDLVILDLMLPGEDGLAICRRVRPNFSGPIMMLTARTDDLDQVLGLEMGADDYVPKPVQPRVLLARMRALLRRADGPAPGGEIRLRFENLEIDNATREAWLSGERIDLTSAEFDLLWLLARNAGRVLTREEIFNDLRGIKYDGQDRSIDVRVSRIRPKIGDDPNQPHRIKTVRSKGYLFVKDS; from the coding sequence ATGGTGGACCACTTAGAAGAACAGTTTCAGGCGCTTGGAAGCCAAGAATCACAAAAGCCTGACTACCCTGACCAGGATCACGTGCTCATTATTGAGGATGACCAGCGCTTGGCAGAGTTGACGCGTGATTACTTAGAAGCCAACGGCTTTCAGGTCACATTGGAGGCTGATGGGGCAAAGGGTGTCGATCGCATCTTGACCCTGCAGCCGGATCTAGTGATTCTTGATTTAATGTTACCGGGGGAAGACGGCCTAGCCATTTGTCGTCGCGTGCGGCCCAATTTCTCGGGGCCAATTATGATGCTGACGGCGCGCACGGACGATTTGGATCAGGTGTTAGGTCTAGAAATGGGCGCTGATGACTATGTGCCTAAACCCGTTCAGCCGCGGGTGCTTTTAGCCCGGATGCGGGCACTATTGCGTCGCGCCGATGGGCCTGCCCCCGGGGGGGAAATACGCCTCCGATTTGAGAATCTTGAAATCGATAATGCCACCCGTGAAGCCTGGCTATCGGGAGAGCGAATCGACTTGACCAGTGCCGAGTTTGACCTGCTCTGGTTACTGGCGCGCAATGCTGGCCGAGTGCTCACTCGGGAAGAAATTTTCAATGATCTTCGAGGCATCAAATACGACGGACAGGACCGCTCGATCGATGTTCGCGTGTCGCGTATTCGTCCCAAAATTGGTGATGACCCCAATCAGCCCCACCGTATCAAAACGGTGCGCAGTAAGGGCTATCTGTTTGTAAAAGACAGTTAA